Proteins encoded by one window of Vitis riparia cultivar Riparia Gloire de Montpellier isolate 1030 chromosome 11, EGFV_Vit.rip_1.0, whole genome shotgun sequence:
- the LOC117924455 gene encoding NADH dehydrogenase [ubiquinone] 1 alpha subcomplex subunit 1, with protein MGWVWLQAALPLGIIAGMLCVMGNAQFYIHKAAHGRPKHVGNDLWDVAMERRDKKLVESSSAASLN; from the exons ATGGGGTGGGTATGGTTGCAAGCAGCGCTTCCTCTGGGAATCATTGCTGGAATGCTCTGCGTCATGGGCAATGCTCAGTTCTACATCCATAAGGCCGCTCATGGCCGC CCGAAGCACGTAGGTAACGATTTGTGGGACGTGGCTATGGAGAGAAGGGACAAGAAGCTCGTGGAGAGCTCCTCTGCTGCTTCTCTAAATTAG